A window of Apium graveolens cultivar Ventura chromosome 8, ASM990537v1, whole genome shotgun sequence contains these coding sequences:
- the LOC141676853 gene encoding membrane protein PM19L, with translation MAGRNVTAPLLFLNLVLYFLVLGFASWCLNRFINGTTNHPSFGGNGATMFFLTFSILAAVLGIVSKFAGGNHLRAWRGDSLAAAGSTALVAWAVTVLAFGLACKQIAVGGHRGWRLRILEAFVIILAFTQLLYLLLVHAGLFSRNYGPGYRDTDYGVGGAHDPALKGGSAVPTTARV, from the exons ATGGCCGGGAGAAATGTAACAGCTCCACTGTTGTTTTTGAACTTGGTTTTGTATTTTTTGGTCTTGGGTTTTGCTAGTTGGTGTCTCAACAGGTTTATCAATGGAACTACTAATCACCCAA GCTTTGGAGGGAATGGGGCAACCATGTTTTTCCTTACTTTCTCCATATTAGCTGCTGTTTTGGGCATAGTCTCCAAGTTTGCAGGTGGAAATCATCTTCGAGCTTGGAGGGGAGATAGTTTAGCAGCTGCAGGCTCAACCGCACTTGTGGCATGGGCTGTGACCGTACTTGCATTTGG ATTGGCATGCAAGCAGATAGCAGTTGGAGGGCATAGGGGATGGAGGCTAAGGATACTAGAGGCGTTCGTAATAATATTGGCTTTTACTCAGTTGTTGTATCTGCTGCTTGTGCATGCTGGTCTATTCAGCAGGAACTATGGGCCGGGATATAGAGACACGGACTATGGTGTTGGAGGCGCTCATGACCCTGCTCTCAAAGGTGGTTCGGCTGTCCCTACTACTGCTAGGGTTTAA